A window of the Nisaea acidiphila genome harbors these coding sequences:
- a CDS encoding ferredoxin--NADP reductase, with product MMDSHAKTAESAQERGTGGFPVPDGVFAETVTEVQHYTDRLFRFRMTRPQSFRFRSGEFVMIGLPNAEKPVYRAYSIASPSWDEELEFFSIKVPDGPLTEHLQKVQPGDTILMRKKPTGTLVNDALLPGKRLYMFSTGTGIAPFASVIRDPETYEKFEELILTHTCRQVDELTYGKELVASLKQDAVFGELAGPQLTLYSTTTREESEQMGRITDLMESGKLYQDLGVPPLNPDTDRVMICGSMAMLKDVKELCEKAGLNEGANNNPAEFVVERAFVG from the coding sequence ATGATGGATAGTCACGCCAAGACCGCAGAAAGCGCGCAAGAACGAGGCACTGGTGGGTTCCCGGTTCCGGACGGCGTGTTCGCCGAGACCGTGACAGAAGTGCAGCATTATACGGACCGCTTGTTCCGCTTCCGCATGACGCGCCCTCAGAGCTTCCGCTTCCGCTCCGGCGAGTTCGTGATGATCGGCCTGCCGAACGCCGAGAAGCCGGTCTACCGCGCCTATTCCATCGCCAGCCCGTCCTGGGACGAGGAGCTCGAATTCTTCTCCATCAAAGTGCCGGACGGCCCGCTGACCGAGCACCTGCAGAAGGTTCAACCTGGCGACACCATATTGATGCGCAAGAAGCCGACAGGCACGCTGGTCAACGATGCCCTGCTTCCCGGCAAGCGCCTCTACATGTTCTCCACCGGCACCGGCATCGCGCCTTTCGCCTCCGTGATCCGCGATCCCGAGACCTACGAGAAATTTGAGGAGCTGATCCTTACCCATACCTGCCGCCAGGTCGACGAACTGACCTACGGCAAGGAACTCGTCGCGTCTCTGAAGCAGGACGCGGTGTTCGGCGAACTGGCCGGCCCGCAACTTACCCTCTATTCGACCACGACGCGCGAAGAGAGCGAGCAAATGGGACGTATCACCGATCTCATGGAGAGCGGGAAGCTCTACCAGGATCTCGGCGTTCCGCCGCTCAATCCCGACACCGACCGGGTGATGATCTGCGGTTCCATGGCGATGCTGAAAGACGTCAAGGAACTCTGCGAGAAAGCCGGTCTGAACGAGGGCGCGAACAACAATCCCGCCGAATTTGTCGTCGAGCGCGCTTTCGTCGGGTGA
- a CDS encoding response regulator: protein MASQQGLWTSGAPGAPASGETESDTDALVFVDDLPGVDEDESVAAQLPWRVLIVDDDEAVHQSTIFALGGETVLGRPLHFHQAYSGVDAFDVLLSCDGFALVLLDIVMETPDAGFELARRIREELKNNEIRIVVRTGQPGLVSEKDARATTDINRYVLKSELTQPVLLDVVSSEIRQFSDQTN from the coding sequence ATGGCGTCGCAGCAAGGACTGTGGACATCGGGCGCCCCAGGCGCGCCGGCTTCAGGAGAGACCGAATCCGACACCGATGCGCTCGTCTTCGTGGACGACCTTCCTGGCGTCGACGAAGACGAGAGTGTCGCGGCTCAACTCCCCTGGCGCGTTCTGATCGTCGACGATGACGAGGCCGTCCACCAATCGACCATCTTTGCCTTGGGCGGGGAAACGGTGCTCGGCCGGCCCCTGCATTTTCATCAGGCCTATTCCGGAGTGGACGCGTTCGACGTGCTCCTCAGCTGCGACGGTTTTGCACTTGTCCTGCTCGATATCGTGATGGAGACGCCGGATGCCGGGTTCGAACTCGCGCGGCGCATCCGCGAAGAACTTAAGAACAATGAGATCCGGATTGTTGTCCGTACGGGACAGCCGGGACTGGTCTCCGAGAAGGATGCGAGAGCGACGACGGACATCAACCGCTATGTGCTCAAATCCGAACTGACGCAACCGGTCCTGCTCGACGTCGTGAGTTCGGAAATCCGCCAGTTCAGCGACCAAACGAACTGA
- a CDS encoding phosphoadenylyl-sulfate reductase, with protein MTQAIEQAHSSGRDRAYTSRSVQEIETEALHRRLVEEYADLDEVALLRALTREEFPGRSAVIASFGTESAVLLDLVASVDRSTPVIFIDTGKHFAETLAYRDELVSRLGLTDVRNATPSTALIKRQDRDGTLWQSDPDACCHLRKVIPLQQAITPFGLIITGRKRAHGGLRAEIDPIELFGGRIRVNPLADWDEARIDAEFTVRDLPRHPLQASGYRSIGCAPCTDPVSAGASQRSGRWSNRAKTECGIHFDKNGTVRRDQAAA; from the coding sequence ATGACGCAAGCAATCGAGCAGGCACATTCCAGCGGGCGGGACCGTGCTTATACATCCCGCTCCGTGCAGGAGATCGAGACGGAGGCGCTGCATCGCCGTCTCGTCGAAGAATACGCGGATCTGGACGAGGTCGCCTTGCTGCGCGCCCTCACCCGGGAGGAGTTTCCGGGGCGCAGCGCCGTTATTGCCTCCTTCGGCACGGAATCGGCCGTCCTTCTGGATCTGGTCGCCTCGGTGGACCGGTCGACGCCCGTGATCTTCATCGATACCGGCAAACATTTCGCCGAAACCCTCGCCTATCGCGACGAGCTGGTTTCCCGCCTCGGCCTGACCGATGTACGCAACGCAACGCCGTCGACCGCGCTGATCAAACGGCAGGACCGGGACGGCACGCTCTGGCAGAGCGATCCCGATGCCTGCTGCCATCTGCGCAAGGTTATCCCCCTGCAGCAGGCGATCACTCCTTTCGGACTCATCATTACCGGCCGCAAACGCGCCCACGGCGGGCTGCGAGCGGAAATCGATCCGATCGAGCTGTTCGGAGGACGCATCCGGGTCAATCCGCTCGCGGATTGGGACGAGGCGCGGATCGACGCGGAATTCACCGTGCGCGATCTTCCGCGCCATCCGCTCCAGGCCTCGGGCTACCGCTCCATCGGCTGCGCGCCCTGCACGGATCCGGTTTCCGCCGGCGCGTCCCAACGATCGGGCCGCTGGTCGAACCGCGCTAAGACCGAGTGTGGCATCCATTTCGACAAGAACGGCACGGTCCGCCGCGATCAGGCAGCGGCCTAG
- the bmt gene encoding betaine--homocysteine S-methyltransferase gives MTNLLTELLAEKPWLLTDGATGTNLFARGLQHGDAPELWNLEEPEKIRAHYRDFIEAGSDIVLTNTFGGTANRLKLHKAEDKVYEINKAAAELLAAEIAESGRKIVNAGSVGPTGDLYVPLGPLTVEDGKNAFAAQMRGLKDGGADVAWIETISSEEELTAALDAADEVGLPAVCTLSFDTNGRTMMGLTPQRLVELVHARPVRPVAFGGNCGTGASDLLVGLLSIAEKLENGDVLIAKANCGIPVFEEGEVRYTGTPELMQACARLAVNLGARIIGGCCGTTPAHIRAMRDALDAHTKGDAPDMPGIIAACGTLTGSTAELLGGGEGKESTRQRRGRRRN, from the coding sequence ATGACCAACCTGCTCACCGAACTTCTCGCCGAAAAACCCTGGCTGCTGACCGACGGCGCCACCGGTACCAATCTCTTTGCGCGCGGCCTCCAGCATGGCGATGCTCCGGAACTCTGGAACCTCGAAGAGCCGGAAAAGATCCGCGCCCATTACCGGGATTTCATCGAAGCGGGCAGCGACATCGTGCTGACCAATACATTCGGCGGAACGGCGAACAGGCTGAAGCTGCACAAGGCAGAGGACAAGGTCTACGAGATCAACAAGGCCGCTGCCGAACTGCTGGCCGCCGAGATCGCGGAGAGCGGGCGGAAGATCGTCAATGCCGGCAGCGTCGGCCCGACCGGCGACCTCTACGTGCCGCTCGGCCCGCTCACCGTCGAGGACGGGAAGAATGCGTTCGCGGCGCAGATGCGCGGGCTCAAGGATGGCGGCGCCGATGTTGCCTGGATCGAGACCATCTCCTCGGAAGAGGAACTGACGGCGGCGCTGGACGCGGCGGACGAGGTCGGTCTGCCGGCGGTCTGTACGCTCTCCTTCGACACCAACGGCCGCACCATGATGGGCCTGACGCCGCAGCGGCTGGTCGAGCTGGTGCATGCCCGCCCGGTCCGTCCGGTCGCTTTCGGCGGCAATTGCGGTACCGGCGCCTCCGACCTGCTGGTCGGACTGCTCAGCATCGCGGAGAAGCTTGAGAACGGCGACGTTCTGATCGCCAAGGCCAATTGCGGCATCCCCGTCTTCGAAGAGGGCGAGGTCCGCTATACCGGCACGCCGGAGCTGATGCAGGCCTGTGCCCGTCTCGCGGTCAATCTCGGAGCCCGGATCATCGGTGGCTGCTGCGGCACCACGCCGGCGCATATCCGCGCCATGCGGGACGCCCTCGACGCCCATACCAAGGGCGATGCGCCGGACATGCCCGGCATCATCGCCGCCTGCGGGACGCTCACCGGCTCGACAGCGGAGCTTCTCGGCGGCGGAGAGGGCAAAGAATCCACTCGGCAGCGCCGGGGCCGGAGACGGAATTGA